A region of Chitinophaga horti DNA encodes the following proteins:
- a CDS encoding trans-sulfuration enzyme family protein, with translation MKPSTQLIHSIPVDELTGAISVPIYQTSTFVQESPGINKGFEFSRANNPTRKVLEELICSLEEGYAGFAFASGMAAIDAVLKLLKTGDEIMAVEDTYGGIFQIFHSMFERFGIKVNFVDMSDTDKVLEKITPKTKIIWLESPTNPTLKISDIKSIGKIAKQHNILLVVDNTMSTPLVQKPIPLGADIVVHSASKYLAGHTDVIAGLVVVNSKVLADQLRFNQNISGSILSPFEAWLTIRGIETLALRLEKQSANALAIASWLNEHPAVDKVFYPGLATHKNHHIARKQQKGYGGIVSFSLKEDHIKNAIRIVNSTKLFKLAESFGGVKSMLAHPVTMTHRIIPEDFRRKAGLQDSCIRLSVGIEDVEDLINDLKQALDKLNQPLGKQITVLQ, from the coding sequence ATGAAACCATCCACACAGTTGATTCACAGCATTCCGGTAGACGAGCTGACCGGCGCTATATCGGTGCCGATCTACCAGACGTCTACCTTCGTGCAGGAGTCGCCCGGCATTAACAAGGGGTTCGAGTTTTCGCGCGCCAATAACCCCACCCGCAAAGTGCTTGAAGAGCTGATCTGCAGCCTCGAAGAAGGCTACGCAGGCTTCGCATTCGCCAGCGGTATGGCCGCGATAGACGCGGTTTTGAAGCTTTTAAAAACCGGTGATGAGATCATGGCAGTAGAAGATACTTACGGCGGTATCTTCCAGATCTTCCATTCGATGTTCGAACGTTTCGGTATCAAGGTGAATTTCGTTGATATGTCGGATACGGATAAAGTGCTGGAAAAGATCACACCCAAAACGAAGATCATCTGGCTCGAATCGCCCACCAATCCTACGTTGAAGATATCCGATATCAAATCGATCGGTAAGATCGCCAAACAGCATAATATCCTGCTGGTGGTAGATAATACGATGTCGACGCCCCTGGTGCAAAAGCCCATCCCGCTGGGTGCGGATATCGTGGTGCACAGCGCCTCCAAGTATCTCGCGGGGCATACAGATGTTATTGCCGGCCTCGTAGTGGTAAACTCAAAAGTATTAGCTGATCAGCTGCGTTTTAACCAGAATATTTCCGGAAGTATTCTCAGTCCGTTCGAGGCCTGGCTTACGATTCGCGGGATAGAAACGCTGGCGTTGCGGTTGGAGAAACAAAGTGCCAATGCACTGGCCATCGCATCATGGTTGAACGAGCATCCCGCGGTAGATAAAGTGTTTTACCCTGGACTCGCCACGCACAAGAACCATCATATCGCCCGCAAGCAACAAAAGGGCTACGGCGGTATCGTTAGTTTTTCGCTCAAGGAAGATCATATTAAAAACGCGATCCGTATCGTGAACAGCACCAAACTGTTTAAGCTGGCCGAAAGTTTCGGCGGCGTAAAAAGTATGCTGGCACACCCGGTAACGATGACGCATCGCATCATTCCCGAAGACTTTCGCCGCAAGGCGGGATTACAGGATAGCTGCATTCGCCTGAGCGTAGGTATCGAAGATGTGGAAGACCTCATCAACGACCTGAAACAGGCCCTCGATAAACTGAATCAACCATTAGGAAAACAAATTACTGTATTACAATAA
- a CDS encoding DUF2851 family protein — translation MMNAIVNPVLTEALLQYIWQAGLFHQDNLTTITGEPVRIIRTGTLNRDSGPDFSGALIKVGNIMWGGNIELHLQASGWYKHRHQHDLNYRNVVLHVVFELDAPPDKLPPIPCIELQNRIPKILLERYQKLMREQRFVPCEHQAAQVSSLVWSNWKERMLAERWESRAAVFGGWLEQTRGNWEEVCFRAVAQALGMPVNATPFLQLASITPHLMLVRHKPHLFQLEALLFGQAGLLEGDMPDAYSRKLAQEYAHLRRKYRLQSMPGHLWKFLRMRPSSFPTLRIATLAALIHQTSHLFSRLLETDHPEELFHVELSPYWQQHYRFGKTMDKPAGIGTVAIRNLLVNTVCPLLYLYAKHNKVPHLHLKALRLIEGLEPEDNAITRNWETIGIKSENAVDSQALLQLKQHYCEQKRCLECAVGTKLLRG, via the coding sequence ATGATGAATGCAATTGTTAACCCCGTCCTCACCGAGGCGCTGCTGCAATATATATGGCAGGCAGGCCTTTTCCACCAGGACAACCTCACGACCATTACCGGCGAGCCGGTACGTATTATTCGCACCGGCACGTTGAACCGGGACAGTGGCCCCGATTTCTCGGGAGCGCTGATAAAAGTCGGCAATATCATGTGGGGCGGCAATATTGAGCTGCACCTCCAAGCATCCGGGTGGTATAAACACCGGCATCAGCACGACCTCAACTACCGCAACGTGGTATTACACGTGGTTTTTGAATTGGATGCGCCTCCTGATAAGCTGCCGCCTATCCCCTGTATTGAGCTGCAAAACCGTATCCCTAAAATCCTGCTTGAACGTTATCAGAAGCTGATGCGCGAACAGCGGTTCGTACCCTGCGAGCATCAGGCGGCGCAGGTATCTTCACTGGTATGGAGCAACTGGAAAGAACGGATGCTCGCGGAACGGTGGGAGTCGAGGGCGGCGGTGTTTGGCGGCTGGCTGGAGCAAACCCGCGGCAATTGGGAAGAAGTTTGTTTCCGCGCCGTAGCCCAGGCCCTCGGTATGCCTGTAAACGCCACGCCCTTCCTGCAGCTAGCCAGCATCACGCCCCACCTGATGCTCGTTCGGCATAAGCCCCACTTATTTCAACTGGAGGCCCTGCTATTCGGCCAGGCCGGCTTATTAGAGGGCGACATGCCCGATGCTTATTCGCGAAAACTGGCGCAGGAGTATGCCCATTTGCGACGTAAATACCGGCTACAATCCATGCCAGGTCACCTTTGGAAGTTTCTGCGGATGCGGCCGTCCTCCTTCCCGACGCTACGTATAGCCACGCTGGCAGCACTTATACATCAAACCAGTCATCTGTTTTCAAGGTTACTGGAGACTGACCACCCCGAGGAGCTTTTTCATGTTGAGTTGTCGCCGTACTGGCAGCAACATTACCGGTTCGGCAAAACCATGGACAAGCCGGCGGGAATCGGCACTGTAGCCATCCGGAATTTACTGGTGAACACCGTTTGTCCGTTACTATACCTGTATGCAAAACATAACAAAGTACCGCATCTGCACTTAAAAGCATTAAGGTTGATAGAAGGCCTGGAGCCGGAGGACAATGCCATTACCCGCAACTGGGAGACAATCGGCATCAAAAGCGAAAACGCGGTGGATTCACAGGCGTTGCTGCAGCTAAAGCAGCATTATTGTGAGCAGAAGCGGTGTTTGGAGTGCGCCGTGGGGACGAAGTTGTTAAGGGGGTAG
- a CDS encoding OsmC family protein, translating to MQTAEIVYNGELRTTSTHVRSGTVVETDAPVDNNGKGERFSPTDLVSSALGSCMMTLMGISAKQHNWNIDGTKISILKIMGTDPRRITGVNVEITFPAGHGLGEKERAILERTALTCPVAKSLHPDIVQDVKFNW from the coding sequence ATGCAAACCGCAGAGATAGTATACAATGGCGAACTGAGGACCACCTCCACACACGTACGTTCCGGCACCGTAGTAGAAACGGACGCACCGGTAGACAATAACGGTAAGGGCGAACGTTTTTCTCCCACCGACCTGGTGTCGAGCGCATTGGGGTCCTGTATGATGACGCTTATGGGCATCAGCGCCAAACAACATAACTGGAATATTGATGGCACGAAGATCAGCATCCTGAAAATTATGGGTACTGACCCGCGCAGGATCACAGGAGTGAACGTGGAGATCACTTTCCCCGCAGGCCATGGCCTGGGTGAGAAGGAACGCGCTATCCTGGAGCGCACCGCACTCACCTGCCCCGTGGCCAAAAGCCTCCACCCGGATATCGTGCAGGATGTGAAGTTTAACTGGTAG
- the lipA gene encoding lipoyl synthase encodes MQELPVIAAEPAAPRVKKPDWLRVKLPIGESYRQVRNLVDTHKLHTICESGNCPNMGECWGAGTATFMILGNICTRSCGFCAVATGRPEAVDWDEPQRVAEAIMLMKVKHAVITSVDRDELKDGGSIIWANTIKAVRALNPTTTMETLIPDFRGQWENLQRIIEVAPDVVSHNLETVERLTKQVRIQAKYHRSLEVIRRLKEGGMRTKSGIMLGLGETKEETLQSMQDLRDNGCDVVTLGQYLQPTPKHLPVVRFVHPDEFAELREAGYAMGLDYVEAGPLVRSSYHAEKHIFSGRK; translated from the coding sequence ATGCAAGAACTACCCGTTATAGCAGCCGAACCAGCTGCACCAAGAGTGAAAAAGCCCGACTGGCTGCGCGTAAAGCTTCCCATCGGAGAAAGTTACAGGCAGGTAAGGAACCTGGTAGATACCCATAAATTACATACCATCTGCGAAAGCGGAAACTGTCCCAATATGGGCGAATGCTGGGGAGCCGGCACCGCCACCTTTATGATATTGGGTAATATCTGTACCCGCAGCTGCGGCTTCTGCGCAGTAGCCACCGGCCGCCCCGAAGCGGTTGATTGGGACGAACCACAGCGTGTTGCCGAAGCGATCATGCTGATGAAGGTGAAACATGCGGTAATTACCTCGGTAGACAGGGACGAATTGAAGGACGGCGGCTCCATCATCTGGGCCAACACCATCAAAGCCGTACGCGCCCTGAACCCGACCACTACCATGGAAACGCTGATCCCCGACTTCCGCGGACAGTGGGAAAACCTTCAGCGCATTATCGAAGTAGCCCCGGATGTGGTAAGCCACAACCTGGAAACGGTAGAGCGCCTGACCAAACAAGTAAGGATCCAGGCTAAATACCACCGCAGCCTGGAAGTGATCCGTCGCCTGAAAGAAGGCGGTATGCGCACGAAGAGCGGCATTATGCTGGGCCTCGGTGAAACCAAAGAAGAAACGCTCCAGAGCATGCAGGACCTCCGCGACAACGGTTGTGATGTAGTAACCCTCGGCCAATACCTGCAACCCACTCCCAAACACCTGCCGGTAGTACGCTTCGTACACCCCGACGAGTTTGCGGAACTGCGCGAAGCCGGTTACGCCATGGGCCTCGACTATGTAGAAGCGGGCCCGCTGGTACGCTCGTCTTACCATGCAGAAAAACACATCTTCAGCGGAAGAAAATAG
- a CDS encoding CPCC family cysteine-rich protein, with protein sequence MKTRIPREDAEELLARQRLAQLSAAERKAIATTIGLADESNITEELDAVHYLRSQLLAVTNEYIEQKLSQHQQQPIEIDGAPLLYEPCCCCGYRTISRREQLEICPVCFWEDDGSCEPERFSEENAMTLDEGMRNFKEWGVFDLKYKVNVTEEPEQYLRK encoded by the coding sequence ATGAAGACGCGTATACCAAGAGAAGATGCCGAGGAACTGCTTGCCAGGCAAAGATTGGCGCAATTGTCCGCCGCCGAACGAAAAGCGATCGCCACTACGATCGGACTGGCAGATGAAAGCAACATTACGGAAGAACTGGATGCCGTGCATTACCTGCGGTCGCAGTTATTGGCGGTAACGAATGAATACATCGAACAAAAACTCTCACAACATCAACAGCAGCCGATCGAGATCGATGGCGCCCCGCTGTTATACGAACCTTGCTGCTGCTGTGGTTACCGCACCATATCCCGCCGCGAGCAGCTGGAAATCTGCCCTGTATGCTTCTGGGAAGACGATGGCAGCTGCGAACCCGAACGCTTCTCCGAAGAAAACGCGATGACCCTTGATGAAGGCATGCGAAATTTCAAGGAATGGGGTGTGTTTGACTTGAAGTATAAGGTGAACGTGACGGAGGAGCCGGAGCAGTATTTAAGGAAGTAA